In the Festucalex cinctus isolate MCC-2025b chromosome 10, RoL_Fcin_1.0, whole genome shotgun sequence genome, one interval contains:
- the lpl2a gene encoding lipoprotein lipase, translating to MKAWRLGFLCLVVLNAAVRYVTSLEQELTDSIFGNFLDPIKDLFEQKHDANQTVARFSLRRPSHPEDDLCYILPGRADSLVACAFNSTAKTFLIIHGWTLGGMFESWVAKLVSALYEREQLANVIVVDWLSTAQKHYVVAAQNTKVVGQEVARFIDWIEETTNIPLDNLHLIGYSLGAHVAGFAGSHATNKVGRITGLDPAGPDFEGKHAHGRLSPDDAGFVDVLHTFTRGSLGLSIGIQQPVGHVDIYPNGGSFQPGCNLRDALEKIAKFGVLAIADAVKCEHERSIHLFIDSLLNEQEAAKAYRCGSNDRFDRGMCLSCRKSRCNTVGYHISKVRKARNVQMYTKTRATMPFRVYHYQLKIHFSSKVNRSEMEPSLTVSLFGTKGEADNLQLKLKEKISTNRTHSFLLVTEKNIGELLMLTFKWEESNGWSASSMLKMVSSWWSGDSDGANMEVHKIRIRAGETQQKVVFCVKDPESSNLTQELTFVKCKDAWRTDTKRASKRITLEAH from the exons ATGAAAGCCTGGAGACTTGGCTTTCTTTGCTTAGTGGTGTTGAACGCAGCAGTTCGGTATGTGACGTCTTTGGAGCAAGAACTGACCGATTCTATTTTTG GCAACTTCCTGGATCCCATCAAAGACTTGTTTGAGCAGAAGCATGACGCCAATCAAACGGTGGCCAGATTCTCCCTGCGCAGACCCTCCCACCCGGAAGATGACCTGTGCTACATCCTCCCCGGCCGAGCCGACTCTCTGGTGGCCTGCGCCTTCAATAGCACCGCCAAAACCTTCCTCATCATCCACGGCTGGACG TTGGGTGGCATGTTTGAAAGCTGGGTGGCTAAACTGGTGTCGGCGCTGTACGAGCGAGAGCAGTTGGCCAACGTCATCGTGGTGGACTGGCTCAGTACAGCTCAGAAACACTACGTGGTCGCAGCCCAGAACaccaaagtggtggggcaggagGTGGCACGCTTCATTGACTGGATTGAG GAAACCACCAACATTCCTCTCGACAACCTGCATCTGATTGGATACAGTCTTGGTGCTCACGTGGCAGGATTCGCAGGAAGCCACGCGACTAACAAAGTTGGAAGAATAACAG GTTTGGACCCGGCCGGGCCCGACTTTGAGGGCAAGCACGCCCACGGGCGCCTCTCCCCAGATGACGCCGGCTTCGTGGACGTCCTCCACACCTTCACCCGAGGCTCTCTGGGTCTCAGCATCGGCATCCAGCAGCCCGTTGGCCACGTGGACATCTACCCGAACGGAGGCAGCTTCCAGCCGGGTTGCAACCTGAGAGACGCTCTGGAGAAGATCGCCAAATTTGGGGTGTTGG CCATCGCCGACGCGGTCAAGTGCGAGCACGAGCGCTCCATCCACCTCTTCATCGACTCTCTGCTGAACGAGCAGGAGGCGGCcaaggcctaccgctgcggcagcAACGACCGGTTCGACCGCGGCATGTGCCTCAGCTGCCGCAAAAGCCGCTGCAACACGGTGGGCTACCACATCAGCAAGGTCCGCAAAGCGCGCAACGTGCAGATGTACACCAAGACCAGAGCTACCATGCCCTTTAGAG TTTACCACTACCAGCTGAAGATCCACTTCTCCAGTAAGGTGAACCGCTCGGAGATGGAGCCCTCGCTGACCGTCTCGCTGTTTGGGACCAAAGGGGAGGCAGATAACCTGCAGCTTAAGCT GAAGGAGAAAATATCAACCAATAGGACGCATTCCTTCCTGCTGGTGACCGAAAAGAACATCGGCGAGCTGTTGATGTTGACGTTCAAGTGGGAGGAGTCAAACGGCTGGTCGGCCTCCAGCATGTTGAAGATGGTTTCCTCCTGGTGGTCCGGTGACTCCGACGGCGCCAACATGGAGGTGCACAAAATTCGCATCCGGGCCGGAGAGACGCAGCAAAA GGTTGTGTTTTGTGTAAAAGATCCAGAATCTTCCAACTTGACGCAGGAGCTTACCTTTGTCAAATGTAAGGACGCGTGGCGAACGGATACAAAACGTGCTTCCAAAAG AATAACCTTGGAGGCCCACTGA